In a single window of the Thermotoga sp. KOL6 genome:
- the fliY gene encoding flagellar motor switch phosphatase FliY codes for MTENEFLSQEEIDKLLSDTSNSEDVLSPEEKDMIGEIGNIAMGSAATTLSMILGRDVHITVPTVREEKMKDVKGDFKGEQVVVTVEYTEGLKGLNVLVLEKKLVAAIADLMMGGSGEVESEELDEIKLSAVGEAMNQMMGSAATSLSELLGVTVNISPPKVEVIDFDDPNTQFPPVVDDPEKDVAIVEFEIDIENLAQSRFYQVIGVDLVKKMYEYFTKTHAKEEEKAEETKEEKKVKVEPVEFSDLKPSETAKTEIPHDKLEILLDIPLKVTVELGRTRMTLKRVLEMIPGSIIELDKLTGEPVDILVNGKLIARGEVVVIDENFGVRITEIVSPKERLELLNE; via the coding sequence ATGACGGAAAATGAATTCCTCTCACAAGAGGAGATAGATAAGTTGTTAAGCGATACTTCAAACTCTGAAGATGTCCTTTCACCAGAGGAAAAAGACATGATAGGAGAGATAGGAAATATTGCAATGGGGAGTGCTGCGACCACTCTTTCCATGATATTGGGAAGGGATGTTCACATAACTGTACCAACGGTCAGGGAAGAAAAAATGAAGGACGTGAAAGGTGACTTCAAAGGAGAACAGGTCGTTGTAACCGTAGAATATACAGAGGGTCTGAAGGGATTGAACGTCCTTGTTCTCGAAAAGAAACTGGTAGCTGCAATTGCGGACCTGATGATGGGAGGAAGCGGAGAAGTTGAGAGTGAAGAGCTCGATGAGATCAAACTCAGTGCTGTTGGAGAAGCTATGAACCAAATGATGGGGAGTGCTGCCACTTCTCTTTCTGAGTTGTTGGGGGTCACGGTCAACATTTCCCCACCAAAAGTAGAAGTGATCGATTTCGATGATCCCAACACTCAATTTCCTCCCGTGGTGGATGATCCAGAAAAGGACGTTGCAATCGTCGAATTCGAAATAGACATAGAAAATCTGGCACAGTCCAGATTCTATCAAGTGATTGGAGTAGATCTAGTAAAAAAGATGTACGAGTACTTTACAAAAACACATGCTAAAGAAGAAGAGAAGGCGGAAGAAACAAAAGAAGAAAAGAAAGTGAAAGTTGAACCGGTGGAGTTTTCTGATTTGAAACCTTCAGAAACCGCTAAGACTGAAATACCACATGATAAATTGGAGATTCTTCTGGATATTCCACTGAAAGTCACAGTGGAACTCGGAAGAACGAGAATGACTCTGAAGCGCGTTCTTGAAATGATACCCGGTTCCATAATAGAACTTGACAAACTTACGGGAGAGCCCGTGGACATACTTGTGAATGGAAAACTGATAGCTCGAGGAGAAGTTGTTGTTATAGATGAGAATTTTGGAGTAAGAATAACGGAAATTGTAAGTCCAAAGGAAAGATTGGAATTGCTTAACGAATAA
- a CDS encoding MBL fold metallo-hydrolase yields MITNLSDNVFVIGTGVTSNSVLVCGKKECILFDTTLFPEKAKKIKEFALEVLGKEIVAVFNTHYHPDHTFGNEIFQRIIAHTLTKDSLNKIDKEYMEKLGVEASIKLPTETFDDIQSYKFGEISVEAIHLGGHTPDSSIFILKKEKIVICGDLLTTGIHAEMVEDSNLSEWIEALERVEKISADYFVPGHGKVGTLDDVKKMKDYISKILRLRNGNILHSELLKDPNFSSREHPELLKWSLENIIR; encoded by the coding sequence ATGATCACAAACCTCTCGGACAATGTTTTTGTAATAGGAACTGGTGTTACCTCGAACAGTGTTCTTGTATGTGGGAAAAAAGAATGCATCCTTTTTGACACAACTCTTTTTCCAGAAAAAGCGAAGAAAATAAAAGAATTCGCCTTGGAAGTTTTGGGTAAAGAAATAGTGGCAGTTTTCAACACACACTATCATCCGGATCACACCTTCGGTAACGAAATTTTTCAGAGAATAATAGCACACACACTAACCAAAGATTCTCTGAATAAAATAGATAAAGAATACATGGAAAAACTCGGGGTGGAAGCCTCTATAAAACTTCCAACGGAAACTTTTGACGATATCCAGTCTTATAAATTCGGAGAAATCTCGGTTGAAGCGATCCATTTGGGGGGGCATACACCAGATTCCTCGATTTTCATTCTAAAAAAAGAAAAGATTGTGATATGTGGAGATTTACTTACAACAGGAATACACGCTGAGATGGTTGAGGACAGCAATCTCTCCGAGTGGATAGAGGCACTCGAAAGGGTAGAGAAGATCTCTGCAGACTACTTCGTGCCAGGGCATGGGAAAGTAGGAACATTGGATGACGTGAAAAAGATGAAAGATTACATCTCAAAAATTCTGCGTCTCAGAAACGGTAATATATTACACTCCGAACTTTTGAAAGATCCCAATTTTTCCTCACGTGAGCATCCAGAACTCTTGAAATGGAGTCTGGAAAACATTATTCGTTAA
- the csaB gene encoding polysaccharide pyruvyl transferase CsaB, with translation MATAFLWGYYGFNNFGDELMFKACVKMLKDFGFSTIYVPLPKGKKAMGVTAVDRVSFKMLSFLRRSQISIAGGGGLLQDVTSFRSLLYYYYLAETSLLFNKPLVFFGNSLGPLKRSISKRLVQHVLRHRNTLFIARDPVSYRYVKAIGGRVWMGTDPSLLHLMDIEPKEKNEKKVVFFLKTPIDVSIILKNFKEYGIEDFVLSTAFPEDCSYLPPLRAGDDPLEEIASSSLVITERFHPALVASYFEIPFVVVDCQKARRFFGKYTKEEFFFSKRDPLEISLKASIALKRTLQLRNKLTEDALRMKEFLRESLKG, from the coding sequence TTGGCAACTGCTTTCTTGTGGGGTTATTACGGATTCAATAACTTTGGGGACGAACTCATGTTCAAAGCATGTGTTAAAATGTTGAAAGATTTCGGTTTCAGCACGATTTATGTTCCCTTACCAAAAGGTAAGAAAGCTATGGGAGTGACAGCTGTTGACAGAGTTTCCTTTAAGATGTTGTCGTTCTTGAGAAGATCTCAGATATCTATAGCTGGAGGTGGGGGGTTACTTCAGGATGTGACAAGTTTTAGAAGTTTGCTCTACTATTATTATCTAGCTGAAACTTCTCTTCTTTTCAACAAGCCACTTGTTTTTTTCGGAAACAGCTTGGGACCTTTGAAAAGAAGCATTTCAAAAAGGCTCGTTCAACATGTACTTAGACACAGGAACACGCTTTTCATAGCACGAGATCCTGTTTCCTACAGGTATGTTAAGGCAATTGGTGGAAGAGTTTGGATGGGAACCGATCCTTCTCTACTACATCTTATGGACATCGAACCGAAAGAAAAAAACGAAAAGAAGGTTGTCTTTTTTCTGAAAACACCCATAGATGTTTCTATCATTTTGAAGAATTTTAAGGAATACGGAATTGAGGATTTCGTTCTTTCAACAGCGTTTCCGGAAGATTGTTCTTATCTTCCTCCACTTCGAGCAGGTGATGATCCTCTCGAAGAAATAGCGAGTTCTTCCCTCGTCATAACAGAGAGATTTCATCCTGCACTTGTGGCTTCCTATTTCGAAATACCATTCGTTGTTGTAGACTGTCAGAAAGCGAGGAGATTTTTCGGGAAGTACACCAAAGAAGAGTTCTTTTTCTCAAAAAGAGATCCTTTGGAAATTTCCTTGAAAGCTTCTATCGCACTGAAAAGAACTTTACAGCTGAGGAACAAACTGACGGAAGACGCACTGAGGATGAAAGAGTTTTTGAGAGAGTCTTTGAAAGGGTGA
- a CDS encoding site-2 protease family protein — MRIVVPTLSNILTGFLAVFLVATPREYVKGFVAYKLGDPTPKQAGRLSLNPFVHLDPVGTVSFILFEFGWSRPVPIRFWKLRNKKRDLLKISILGPFTSFLLFFICGFIASKLPERSFWWFLMVKAAKYNLTYSIFSLLPIPPLDGSKILASLLPDKYMEWLVKYEVYGILFLLALLVLWIIPLVVNPFVNFIDDFVQAIVR, encoded by the coding sequence ATGAGAATAGTTGTTCCAACGTTGAGCAATATTTTGACGGGATTCCTTGCTGTCTTTCTTGTTGCAACACCGAGAGAGTATGTCAAAGGTTTTGTGGCTTACAAACTTGGAGATCCCACTCCCAAACAAGCGGGGAGGTTGTCTCTAAACCCGTTCGTTCATCTTGATCCCGTGGGAACGGTGTCTTTCATATTGTTCGAATTCGGCTGGAGCAGACCAGTTCCCATTAGATTCTGGAAGTTGAGAAACAAGAAAAGAGATCTTTTGAAAATATCGATTCTTGGGCCTTTTACGAGTTTTCTTTTATTTTTCATCTGCGGCTTTATCGCGTCAAAATTACCGGAAAGGAGTTTTTGGTGGTTCCTCATGGTGAAAGCTGCCAAGTATAATCTCACTTACTCGATCTTTTCGCTTCTTCCCATACCTCCTCTCGATGGTAGCAAGATTCTCGCTTCTTTGTTGCCAGATAAGTACATGGAATGGTTGGTAAAATACGAAGTGTACGGTATATTGTTCTTGCTCGCTTTGTTGGTTCTTTGGATAATACCGTTGGTAGTGAATCCGTTTGTGAACTTTATAGACGATTTTGTTCAAGCGATTGTGAGGTGA
- a CDS encoding tartrate dehydratase — MIFLKIVLRYPVSLSVIRKLESGDLVYYTGKIVTMDKEIVEIIEKYERSEGTRLYDLTGEIVALGVFEKNRFRFQEIDEELLEKLFLMGVSGVIVNQRVSFSVTKRFSRVLFEAVEEIKGSRKVVYKTPDGRKLEEVEVEKLAIRVIQDSSGKTYVKV, encoded by the coding sequence GTGATCTTTTTGAAAATAGTCCTGAGATATCCTGTTTCTTTGAGTGTGATTCGCAAGCTGGAAAGCGGAGATCTGGTTTACTACACTGGAAAGATAGTGACCATGGACAAAGAGATTGTAGAGATTATAGAAAAATACGAAAGATCGGAAGGAACGAGACTCTACGACTTAACAGGAGAAATTGTGGCGCTGGGTGTATTCGAGAAGAATAGGTTTCGCTTTCAAGAAATCGATGAAGAACTTCTGGAGAAGCTTTTTCTCATGGGTGTGAGTGGGGTAATTGTGAATCAAAGAGTTTCTTTCTCTGTTACAAAGAGATTTTCGAGGGTGCTGTTCGAGGCTGTAGAGGAGATAAAAGGAAGCAGAAAAGTTGTTTATAAAACCCCTGACGGCAGAAAACTGGAAGAAGTTGAAGTAGAGAAACTGGCTATTCGGGTAATACAAGATTCCTCTGGAAAAACTTACGTGAAGGTTTAA
- a CDS encoding lytic transglycosylase domain-containing protein, translated as MKKITILILVLILIPIFLSTVPQESNISFRELNTITIKEWFKDLVRSRRGSYKLKTDEDFLEDLWQTINRAARETNFDPILIISVIDVESDFRNVIGLYGELGMMQIKKETAEMVANIYGLEPPESGWTELIWNYRLNIKYGSHYLKYLYEKFNSLRLALEYYNGGNSRKTYAKKILETYQMFKKELGI; from the coding sequence GTGAAAAAAATAACTATCCTGATCTTGGTGCTCATTTTGATCCCGATTTTTCTGAGCACCGTTCCTCAGGAAAGTAACATTTCCTTTCGTGAATTGAACACCATTACCATAAAAGAATGGTTCAAAGATTTGGTTAGGTCCAGAAGGGGATCATACAAATTGAAGACAGATGAAGATTTCTTGGAAGATTTATGGCAAACAATAAACCGAGCGGCTCGTGAAACAAATTTTGATCCGATTCTCATCATCTCAGTTATAGACGTGGAGAGCGACTTCAGAAACGTAATAGGTCTTTATGGCGAACTAGGAATGATGCAAATTAAGAAAGAAACAGCAGAAATGGTGGCGAACATCTATGGATTAGAGCCTCCGGAATCGGGTTGGACAGAACTCATATGGAACTACAGGTTGAACATAAAGTATGGATCTCATTATTTGAAGTATCTCTATGAAAAATTCAACAGCCTCAGGTTAGCCCTTGAGTACTATAACGGAGGAAACAGTAGAAAGACGTATGCAAAAAAAATACTTGAAACGTACCAGATGTTCAAAAAAGAGCTTGGAATTTAA
- the dnaX gene encoding DNA polymerase III subunit gamma/tau, giving the protein MEVLYRKYRPKTFAEVVDQDHVKKAIIGAIQKDSVAHGYIFAGPRGTGKTTLARILAKSLNCENRKGVEPCNECRACKEIDEGTFMDVIELDAASNRGIDEIRRIRDAVGYRPMEGKYKVYIIDEVHMLTKEAFNALLKTLEEPPSHVVFVLATTNLEKVPPTIISRCQVFEFRNIPEELIEKRLQEVAEAEGIDIEEEALRFIAKRAAGGLRDALTMLEQVWKFSEGKIDLETVHRALGLVPIQVVRDYVKAIFSGDVKKVFMVLDEVYYSGKDYEVLLQEAVEDLIDDLERERGVYDVSPTDVVQVSRQLLSLLREIKFAEEKQLVCKVGSAYITARFASEKVSENPQKEKENIVQKNLGSEEKKKDENDDFDSLFRELMEELKEKGDLSIFVALSLSEVSFDGKKVVISFDSSKKMHYELMKKRLIEIESLFSKKLGKRVVVELRLMGKEETIEKVSQKIMKLFEQEG; this is encoded by the coding sequence ATGGAGGTACTATACAGAAAATACCGACCGAAGACGTTTGCAGAGGTTGTAGATCAAGACCACGTGAAGAAAGCAATAATAGGTGCTATTCAGAAAGATAGTGTTGCTCATGGGTACATTTTCGCTGGGCCTAGGGGGACGGGAAAAACGACCTTGGCGAGAATTCTTGCAAAATCCTTGAATTGCGAGAACAGAAAGGGAGTTGAACCGTGTAATGAATGCAGAGCTTGTAAAGAGATAGACGAAGGCACTTTCATGGACGTGATAGAGCTTGATGCTGCATCGAACAGGGGAATAGATGAGATCAGAAGAATTAGAGATGCTGTGGGATATAGACCAATGGAAGGAAAGTATAAGGTGTACATAATAGACGAGGTACACATGCTCACGAAAGAAGCTTTCAATGCCCTACTCAAAACCCTTGAAGAACCACCGTCTCACGTAGTATTTGTCCTCGCGACGACCAACCTTGAGAAGGTTCCACCCACGATAATCTCCAGATGTCAAGTCTTTGAGTTCAGAAATATTCCGGAGGAGCTCATAGAAAAAAGACTTCAGGAAGTCGCTGAAGCAGAAGGTATAGACATTGAGGAAGAGGCTTTAAGATTCATTGCAAAAAGAGCTGCTGGTGGTTTAAGAGATGCCCTTACTATGTTGGAACAAGTTTGGAAATTTTCGGAGGGAAAGATAGATCTCGAAACGGTACATCGAGCTCTTGGATTGGTACCCATCCAAGTGGTGAGAGATTACGTGAAAGCCATTTTTTCGGGCGATGTGAAGAAGGTTTTTATGGTTTTGGATGAGGTTTACTACAGTGGAAAAGATTATGAAGTGCTCCTCCAAGAAGCGGTGGAGGATTTAATAGATGATCTTGAGAGAGAAAGAGGAGTCTACGACGTTTCACCTACCGATGTTGTTCAGGTTTCCAGACAGCTTTTGTCTCTCCTACGAGAAATAAAGTTTGCCGAGGAGAAACAACTCGTGTGCAAAGTTGGATCGGCTTATATAACTGCGCGATTCGCTAGCGAAAAGGTGTCAGAAAACCCTCAGAAAGAGAAGGAGAATATCGTTCAGAAAAATTTGGGTAGCGAAGAGAAAAAAAAAGACGAAAATGATGATTTCGATAGTCTCTTCAGAGAACTCATGGAGGAGTTGAAAGAGAAAGGGGATCTTTCCATTTTCGTTGCTCTTAGCCTCTCAGAAGTCAGTTTCGATGGAAAGAAGGTGGTAATTTCTTTCGATTCCTCGAAAAAAATGCATTACGAGTTGATGAAAAAGAGGTTGATAGAAATCGAAAGTCTTTTCTCCAAGAAACTCGGGAAGAGAGTTGTGGTTGAACTTCGGCTCATGGGAAAAGAAGAGACGATAGAAAAAGTATCTCAAAAGATAATGAAACTCTTTGAACAGGAGGGATAA
- a CDS encoding YbaB/EbfC family nucleoid-associated protein — protein MKKIKSFGGKSLGGGKQEKLLKDFMKMQEELQKKVQELEESFSNMEVEATVGGGAVKIVATCDRRVKEIEVDEDLKEDFETLKDLLVAAMNEIMEKIEQRREEEMSKITQQFGIPGIM, from the coding sequence TTGAAAAAAATCAAAAGCTTTGGTGGAAAAAGCTTAGGTGGAGGGAAACAAGAGAAACTTCTCAAAGATTTCATGAAGATGCAAGAAGAGTTGCAGAAAAAGGTTCAGGAGCTCGAAGAGAGTTTTTCAAATATGGAAGTGGAGGCTACCGTTGGTGGGGGTGCTGTGAAGATTGTTGCAACTTGTGATCGTAGAGTGAAAGAGATAGAGGTAGATGAGGATTTGAAGGAAGATTTTGAAACACTGAAGGACCTCCTCGTGGCAGCCATGAACGAAATCATGGAAAAGATCGAGCAGAGAAGAGAGGAAGAAATGAGCAAGATTACACAACAATTTGGAATACCAGGAATAATGTGA
- the gap gene encoding type I glyceraldehyde-3-phosphate dehydrogenase, whose amino-acid sequence MARVAINGFGRIGRLVYRIIYERKNPDIEVVAINDLTDTKTLAHLLKYDSVHKKFPGKVEYTENSLIIDGKEIRVFAEPDPSKLPWKDLGVDFVIESTGVFRNREKAELHLKAGAKKVIITAPAKGEDITVVIGCNEDQLKPEHTIISCASCTTNSIAPIVKVLHEKFGIVSGMLTTVHSYTNDQRVLDLPHKDLRRARAAAVNIIPTTTGAAKAVALVVPEVKGKLDGMAIRVPTPDGSITDLTVLVEKETTKEEVNAVMKEATEGKLKGIIGYNEEPIVSTDIIGTTFSGIFDATITNVIGGKLVKVASWYDNEYGYSNRVVDTLELLLKM is encoded by the coding sequence ATGGCAAGGGTGGCTATTAACGGATTTGGAAGGATAGGAAGGTTGGTTTACAGAATCATCTACGAGAGGAAGAATCCAGACATCGAAGTAGTAGCCATCAACGATCTTACAGATACCAAAACACTCGCACACCTTCTAAAGTACGATTCTGTCCACAAGAAATTTCCTGGGAAAGTTGAGTACACAGAGAACTCTCTTATCATCGATGGAAAAGAGATCAGAGTGTTTGCAGAACCTGACCCCTCCAAACTTCCATGGAAAGATCTCGGTGTCGATTTCGTGATAGAATCCACAGGAGTTTTCAGAAACAGAGAAAAGGCGGAACTTCATCTCAAAGCAGGTGCCAAGAAAGTCATAATCACCGCTCCAGCCAAAGGGGAAGACATCACCGTAGTTATAGGATGTAATGAGGATCAACTCAAACCTGAACACACTATCATATCTTGTGCATCTTGTACGACAAACTCAATCGCTCCCATTGTAAAAGTACTCCACGAAAAGTTCGGTATTGTAAGCGGAATGCTTACAACGGTCCATTCTTACACGAACGATCAGAGGGTTCTCGATCTTCCTCATAAGGACTTGAGAAGGGCAAGAGCAGCGGCTGTCAACATAATCCCCACAACCACCGGTGCTGCTAAAGCGGTTGCTTTGGTTGTGCCTGAAGTGAAAGGAAAACTTGATGGTATGGCTATCAGAGTCCCAACACCAGACGGATCGATTACAGATCTTACCGTTCTCGTGGAAAAAGAGACAACGAAAGAAGAAGTGAACGCTGTTATGAAAGAAGCCACCGAAGGAAAACTGAAGGGAATTATAGGTTACAACGAAGAACCTATTGTGAGCACTGACATTATTGGAACAACCTTCTCTGGAATATTCGATGCTACCATAACTAACGTCATTGGTGGAAAGCTCGTGAAAGTTGCTTCTTGGTACGACAATGAGTATGGATACAGTAACAGAGTCGTTGATACACTTGAACTGCTCCTCAAAATGTGA
- the pgk gene encoding phosphoglycerate kinase — protein MEKMTVKDVDLKGKRVIMRVDFNVPVKEGVVQDDTRIRAAIPTIKYVLEQGAKVILLSHLGRPKGQPDPQYSLKPVAERLSQLLGQEVKFVPAVVGDEVKKAVEELKEGEALLLENTRFHPGETKNDPELAKFWASLADIHVNDAFGTAHRAHASNVGIAQFLPSVAGFLMEKEIKFLSKVTYNPEKPYVVVLGGAKVSDKIGVITNLMEKADRILIGGAMMFTFLKALGKQVGSSKYEEDKLDLAKELLDKAREKNVEIVLPVDAVIAQKIEAGVEKKVVKIDEGIPEGWMGLDIGPETIELFKQKLSDAKTVVWNGPMGVFEIDDFAEGTKQVALAIASLTEKGATTVVGGGDSAAAVNKFGIEDRFSHVSTGGGASLEFLEGKELPGIASIADKKK, from the coding sequence ATGGAAAAAATGACCGTAAAGGATGTCGATTTAAAAGGGAAAAGGGTCATAATGAGAGTTGATTTCAACGTTCCAGTGAAAGAAGGTGTGGTTCAGGATGACACTAGAATAAGAGCAGCCATCCCGACGATAAAATACGTTTTGGAACAAGGAGCGAAAGTGATTTTGCTTTCCCACCTTGGAAGGCCGAAAGGGCAACCTGATCCTCAGTACAGCTTGAAACCGGTTGCCGAAAGACTCTCACAGTTACTGGGACAAGAAGTGAAATTCGTGCCGGCGGTGGTTGGTGACGAAGTAAAGAAAGCCGTTGAGGAACTGAAAGAAGGAGAGGCCCTTCTGCTTGAAAACACGAGATTCCATCCCGGGGAAACGAAAAATGACCCTGAACTTGCCAAGTTCTGGGCGAGCCTAGCAGACATTCATGTGAACGATGCCTTCGGAACAGCTCACAGGGCACACGCTTCCAATGTTGGAATTGCTCAGTTTCTTCCCAGCGTGGCAGGTTTCTTGATGGAGAAGGAGATCAAATTCCTTTCTAAGGTGACTTACAATCCTGAAAAACCTTACGTCGTTGTTCTTGGTGGTGCGAAGGTTTCCGACAAGATCGGTGTTATTACGAATCTCATGGAAAAAGCAGATAGAATCCTTATCGGTGGTGCCATGATGTTCACATTCTTGAAGGCGCTTGGAAAACAAGTTGGTTCTTCAAAATACGAAGAAGATAAGCTTGATCTTGCGAAAGAACTCCTTGACAAAGCCAGAGAAAAGAATGTGGAGATCGTTCTTCCTGTTGATGCTGTCATAGCCCAGAAAATAGAAGCGGGTGTGGAGAAGAAAGTAGTAAAAATCGACGAAGGTATTCCTGAAGGTTGGATGGGTCTCGATATTGGTCCTGAAACGATAGAACTCTTCAAACAAAAACTTTCCGACGCGAAAACGGTCGTTTGGAACGGACCTATGGGGGTCTTTGAGATAGACGACTTTGCGGAAGGAACCAAACAAGTTGCTCTCGCAATAGCTTCTCTTACAGAAAAAGGAGCCACAACAGTTGTTGGTGGTGGAGACAGTGCAGCAGCTGTGAACAAATTTGGAATAGAAGATAGATTCTCTCACGTTTCAACTGGCGGAGGAGCCTCTCTCGAATTTCTTGAAGGTAAAGAGCTTCCCGGAATTGCCAGCATAGCTGATAAAAAAAAATAA
- the tpiA gene encoding triose-phosphate isomerase: MHKTISEAKKFVTLLLNELHDVEEFEVVVCPPFTALSEVGEILSGRNIKLGAQNVFYEDQGAFTGEISPLMLKEIGVEYVIVGHSERRRIFKEDDELINKKIKAVLAKDMTPIFCVGETLEEREKGLTFCVVEKQIREGFYGLNKEEAKKVVVAYEPVWAIGTGKVATPQQAQEVHAFIRRLLLQMYDEETAETIRILYGGSIKPNNFLGLIVQKDIDGGLVGGASLKESFVDLVRIMKGVVS; this comes from the coding sequence ATGCACAAAACGATCTCAGAAGCGAAGAAATTTGTGACTTTGTTGCTGAACGAGCTCCATGATGTAGAAGAGTTTGAAGTAGTTGTGTGTCCTCCTTTTACAGCTCTTTCAGAAGTTGGTGAGATTCTCTCTGGGAGAAACATCAAACTTGGTGCTCAGAATGTCTTCTACGAAGATCAAGGAGCATTCACAGGAGAAATTTCTCCTTTGATGCTGAAAGAAATAGGTGTAGAGTACGTGATAGTGGGACATTCGGAAAGAAGACGGATTTTCAAAGAGGATGATGAGCTAATAAACAAAAAGATAAAAGCCGTTCTGGCAAAAGACATGACGCCTATTTTCTGTGTGGGAGAAACACTAGAGGAAAGAGAAAAAGGTCTTACATTCTGCGTTGTGGAGAAGCAAATAAGGGAAGGATTCTATGGTCTCAACAAAGAAGAGGCAAAGAAAGTAGTTGTAGCTTACGAACCTGTTTGGGCTATTGGAACAGGAAAAGTGGCAACTCCGCAGCAAGCGCAAGAGGTACATGCTTTCATCAGGAGATTACTCTTACAAATGTACGATGAAGAAACGGCTGAAACGATTAGAATTCTCTACGGAGGTAGCATAAAACCCAACAATTTCTTGGGTCTTATTGTACAAAAGGATATAGACGGTGGTCTTGTAGGAGGGGCAAGTCTCAAAGAATCTTTCGTAGATCTTGTGAGAATAATGAAGGGAGTTGTTTCTTGA
- a CDS encoding GatB/YqeY domain-containing protein, with protein sequence MTLKEKLMADLKEAMKNKDAIKVNTLRMILTTLKNLEVERMKEASDEEVMEALMKEAKKRREAIEEYEKHGRKELAEKEKKELEIIESYLPKQLSEEEIREIVMEAIKEIGASSPKDLGKVMKIVMPKVKGRADGKIVNKMVREILESL encoded by the coding sequence ATGACCTTGAAGGAAAAGCTTATGGCGGATCTGAAAGAAGCGATGAAAAACAAAGATGCAATAAAAGTGAACACACTTCGCATGATACTCACAACTCTGAAAAATCTGGAAGTTGAAAGAATGAAGGAAGCTAGTGACGAGGAAGTCATGGAAGCTCTCATGAAAGAGGCAAAGAAGAGGAGAGAAGCCATAGAAGAATACGAGAAGCATGGCAGAAAAGAACTCGCAGAAAAAGAAAAAAAGGAATTGGAAATTATAGAGTCCTATCTTCCAAAGCAACTTTCGGAGGAAGAAATAAGAGAGATCGTCATGGAAGCAATAAAAGAGATAGGGGCTTCTTCTCCAAAGGATCTGGGTAAAGTTATGAAAATTGTTATGCCCAAAGTTAAAGGAAGAGCAGATGGAAAAATTGTGAACAAAATGGTGAGGGAGATATTGGAATCTTTATGA
- a CDS encoding tRNA1(Val) (adenine(37)-N6)-methyltransferase, with product MKFDPDIIRCIEIVDAGPAHRPTHASSLLVWYAKPGKGVKRVLELGSGIGTVSFALAKIYDVEVVGIEKERELYEKAVKGIYLNQLEGKVSFVNASVKEVSFEPESFDMVVSNPPHHTKVKSKHPLKASTRSLERTDIQAFVQATFRFLKNGGTAVYVLSPENFVEWLEEFVSHRLEPKRMCFVHGKIEKVATLVLLRLRKNGKRGLIVDPPVILS from the coding sequence ATGAAGTTCGATCCTGATATTATCAGATGTATAGAGATAGTTGATGCAGGACCCGCCCATCGCCCTACTCACGCTTCTTCGCTTCTTGTGTGGTACGCAAAACCTGGCAAAGGTGTGAAACGAGTACTTGAGCTCGGAAGCGGTATTGGAACTGTGAGTTTTGCCCTTGCAAAAATTTACGATGTGGAAGTGGTGGGAATTGAAAAAGAAAGAGAATTGTACGAGAAAGCAGTCAAAGGTATCTATTTGAACCAACTTGAAGGCAAGGTTTCGTTTGTGAACGCATCGGTAAAGGAGGTTTCTTTTGAGCCAGAATCCTTCGATATGGTGGTATCTAATCCTCCTCATCACACTAAAGTGAAGAGTAAACATCCTTTGAAGGCCTCAACAAGAAGTTTAGAGAGAACCGATATACAAGCTTTCGTTCAGGCAACTTTTCGATTCTTAAAAAACGGTGGAACAGCGGTTTATGTGCTCTCTCCTGAGAACTTTGTAGAGTGGTTGGAAGAATTCGTGTCTCATCGACTCGAGCCTAAGAGAATGTGTTTCGTCCATGGTAAAATTGAAAAAGTGGCGACGTTAGTTTTGTTGAGATTGAGAAAGAATGGGAAAAGGGGATTGATAGTAGATCCACCGGTGATTCTTTCATGA